In the genome of Microbacterium saperdae, one region contains:
- a CDS encoding MarR family winged helix-turn-helix transcriptional regulator, translating into MMLEAGVEFFDLLVGVETALWNRVEGELLAADQVGLGTWMALRVLHRHGGGRRVRDLRAGLSITVGAASKLVDRLERDGLAVRRPHPDDRRSSLIVLTDAGERARTEGERLARRTLTAVLGDTTDVAAVTAALVRLQARLVSADEGALV; encoded by the coding sequence ATGATGTTGGAGGCGGGTGTGGAGTTCTTCGATCTTCTGGTCGGTGTCGAGACGGCCCTGTGGAACCGGGTGGAGGGTGAGCTTCTGGCCGCGGATCAGGTGGGGTTGGGCACGTGGATGGCGTTGCGTGTCCTGCACCGCCACGGTGGCGGCAGGCGAGTCCGGGACCTTCGCGCGGGGCTGTCGATCACGGTCGGGGCGGCGAGCAAGCTGGTGGACCGGCTGGAGCGTGACGGCCTCGCCGTGCGTCGTCCGCATCCGGACGACCGCAGGTCATCGCTGATCGTGCTCACCGATGCCGGCGAACGTGCCCGCACGGAGGGCGAACGCCTCGCACGCAGGACACTGACGGCTGTGCTCGGCGACACCACGGATGTGGCGGCGGTCACGGCCGCACTGGTGCGCCTCCAGGCGCGCCTCGTGTCGGCTGATGAGGGGGCCTTGGTATGA
- a CDS encoding TetR/AcrR family transcriptional regulator, whose product MPPRPPADAEAAAPRRAMRADARRNRERLLIAAHEVFTEKPHEASMDDVAKRAGVGTGTLFRNFPTRIDLIRAIYEENLQQLGALAAEISRTREPWEGLVEWLHAFVVFSQMNRAIIGELNQAANHDPEFDRRTTEQIDTAVGNVLKRAHAAHAVDPDLTARDLVQLIGGLVLFMATDDTRNDYLLGLIVRGIQMP is encoded by the coding sequence ATGCCACCCCGTCCCCCGGCAGACGCTGAAGCCGCCGCCCCTCGACGGGCGATGCGAGCCGACGCCCGCCGGAACCGGGAACGGCTGCTCATTGCCGCGCACGAGGTCTTCACCGAGAAGCCGCACGAGGCGTCCATGGACGATGTCGCGAAGCGGGCCGGAGTGGGCACCGGCACCCTCTTCCGCAACTTCCCCACACGCATCGACCTGATCCGAGCCATCTATGAGGAGAACCTCCAACAGCTCGGAGCCCTCGCCGCAGAGATCTCCAGGACGCGGGAGCCGTGGGAGGGGCTCGTCGAGTGGCTGCACGCCTTCGTGGTCTTCTCGCAGATGAACCGGGCGATCATCGGCGAGCTGAACCAGGCCGCCAACCATGACCCTGAGTTCGACCGTCGCACTACCGAGCAGATCGATACCGCGGTCGGCAACGTCCTGAAACGAGCGCACGCCGCACACGCCGTCGATCCCGATCTCACCGCACGCGACCTGGTGCAGCTCATCGGCGGCCTCGTGCTCTTCATGGCCACCGACGACACCCGCAACGACTATCTCCTCGGCCTCATCGTCCGCGGAATCCAGATGCCGTGA
- a CDS encoding DHA2 family efflux MFS transporter permease subunit has translation MIGGQDSPTQLDSDESAPAVGERLAPGTALVLGLLVVAAFVVVLNETIMNVALASLIEDLGITAATAQWLTTGYMLTMAIVIPTSGYLLQRFTVRQVFITAMSLFTIGTLVAALSPGFGMLLTGRIVQASGAAVMMPLLMTAVLHTVPAGRRGTLMGTIAIVTSAAPALGPAVSGAVLSVAEWPFLFWTVLPIAVTALLLGIFRLRNVTQTRRLPIDVLSVVLSALAFGGIVFGLASIGESASGEAPIAPWIPLTIGIVVLLVFVLRQRRLARRDLALLDLRTFRTPQFAAAIIVTALIAMTLFGTLTVLPLYLQDALGVNTLATGLLLLPGGLILAVLSPVVGRLYDRLGAGPLVVPGAVLLALSQVAFAVTLAQQGSALLAMGMFTVMHAALAFLFTPLMTAALSPLPAELYSHGSATFSTVQQLAGAAGTATLVTLMTIGSTRAGVGSGIGTGIQYAYCGASMIAILAVLGAVALTLITRRNSLKETG, from the coding sequence GTGATCGGCGGCCAGGACTCCCCAACGCAGCTCGACTCGGATGAGTCAGCGCCGGCCGTCGGCGAGCGTCTCGCGCCCGGCACGGCACTGGTGCTGGGGTTGCTGGTGGTTGCCGCGTTCGTGGTGGTGTTGAACGAAACGATCATGAACGTGGCACTGGCGAGCCTCATCGAGGATCTCGGGATCACGGCGGCGACGGCTCAGTGGCTGACCACGGGCTACATGCTCACGATGGCGATCGTGATCCCGACCTCGGGCTATCTGTTGCAGCGCTTCACCGTCCGGCAGGTGTTCATCACCGCGATGTCGCTGTTCACGATCGGCACCCTGGTCGCTGCGCTCTCGCCGGGTTTCGGGATGCTGCTGACCGGCAGGATCGTGCAGGCCTCCGGTGCGGCGGTGATGATGCCGCTGCTGATGACGGCCGTGCTGCATACCGTGCCGGCAGGGCGCCGCGGCACGCTCATGGGCACCATCGCGATCGTCACCTCCGCCGCCCCCGCGCTCGGGCCCGCGGTGTCGGGGGCGGTGCTCAGCGTCGCGGAGTGGCCCTTCCTCTTCTGGACGGTCCTGCCGATCGCCGTCACCGCGCTCCTGCTGGGCATCTTCCGGCTGCGCAACGTGACCCAGACCCGTCGGCTCCCGATCGACGTGCTCTCGGTCGTCCTTTCCGCTCTCGCGTTCGGCGGCATCGTGTTCGGGCTCGCGAGCATCGGCGAGTCCGCGAGCGGCGAGGCTCCCATCGCCCCCTGGATCCCCCTCACCATCGGCATTGTCGTCCTGCTGGTGTTCGTCCTCCGGCAACGACGCCTCGCCCGCCGGGACCTCGCACTGCTGGATCTGCGCACGTTCCGCACACCCCAGTTCGCGGCCGCGATCATCGTCACCGCCCTGATCGCGATGACCCTGTTCGGCACCCTCACCGTCCTCCCGCTCTACCTGCAAGACGCACTCGGCGTCAACACACTTGCCACCGGCCTGCTGCTGCTGCCCGGCGGCCTCATCCTCGCCGTGCTCTCACCCGTCGTCGGGCGACTGTATGACCGGCTCGGTGCGGGTCCGCTCGTCGTGCCCGGGGCAGTGCTCCTTGCACTGTCTCAGGTCGCCTTCGCGGTGACCCTCGCGCAGCAGGGCTCCGCGCTGCTGGCGATGGGCATGTTCACCGTGATGCACGCCGCGCTGGCCTTCCTCTTCACCCCGCTGATGACCGCGGCACTCAGCCCGCTCCCGGCCGAGCTCTACTCCCACGGCAGCGCCACCTTCTCCACCGTGCAACAGCTCGCCGGCGCCGCCGGCACCGCGACCCTCGTCACCCTCATGACCATCGGCTCCACACGCGCCGGGGTCGGCAGCGGCATCGGCACCGGAATCCAATACGCCTACTGCGGCGCATCCATGATCGCCATTCTCGCTGTCCTCGGAGCAGTAGCACTCACGCTCATCACCCGACGCAACTCGTTGAAGGAAACGGGATAA
- a CDS encoding transposase, whose product MISKLAIGTGHASQLLITAGQNIDRLRSEAAFARLCGVAPIPVSSGKTQRMRLHRGGDRQANAALHTIAVCRLRYHEPTIAYAQRRLTEGLSKKDVLRCLKRFIAREVYHDLKTDLGITRLL is encoded by the coding sequence CTGATCTCCAAGCTCGCCATCGGCACCGGTCACGCATCGCAATTGCTGATCACCGCGGGGCAAAACATCGACCGACTTCGCTCCGAAGCCGCGTTCGCACGGCTCTGCGGGGTCGCACCCATCCCCGTCTCGTCGGGCAAGACCCAGCGGATGCGTCTGCATCGCGGCGGCGATCGACAAGCCAACGCCGCGCTCCACACGATCGCCGTCTGCCGACTCCGTTACCACGAGCCCACGATCGCCTACGCGCAACGCAGGCTCACCGAGGGACTCTCGAAGAAAGACGTTCTTCGCTGCCTCAAACGCTTCATCGCCCGAGAGGTCTACCACGACCTGAAAACCGACCTCGGCATCACTCGACTTCTATAG
- a CDS encoding IS110 family transposase has protein sequence MREHHQLTGTIIVGRIDAHSNTHHVAALDSSGRRLGSQEFPASTRGYQDALDWLGSFGVIDKIGIESTGSYAAGLTRFLLARGVDIVEVNQPHPHLRARRCKDDAIDAEAAAMKALSGQAAVVPKNTTGVVESIRILRVSRDSAIRSRTRTQLQLRDLLITAPAELREQITERTTAALIERGAGLRPDRDDLADPFHATKYSLRTLAKRVLDLTAEIREVDVVLEELVA, from the coding sequence TTGAGAGAGCACCACCAGCTGACCGGCACGATCATCGTCGGTCGGATCGACGCGCATTCGAACACCCACCACGTCGCCGCCCTCGACTCGTCGGGCCGCCGCCTCGGCAGCCAGGAATTCCCCGCCTCGACCCGCGGCTACCAAGATGCGTTGGACTGGCTCGGAAGCTTCGGCGTGATCGACAAGATCGGAATCGAGTCGACGGGATCGTATGCCGCCGGGTTGACCAGGTTCCTCCTCGCCCGCGGCGTGGACATCGTCGAGGTCAACCAGCCTCATCCTCATCTGCGTGCCCGCCGCTGCAAGGACGACGCGATTGATGCTGAGGCGGCGGCGATGAAGGCTCTCTCCGGCCAGGCCGCGGTCGTGCCGAAGAACACCACTGGTGTCGTCGAGTCCATCCGAATCCTCCGGGTCAGCCGGGACTCCGCGATCCGTTCCCGCACCCGCACGCAACTCCAACTCCGTGATCTACTCATCACCGCGCCTGCCGAACTCCGCGAACAGATCACCGAGCGCACCACCGCCGCGCTGATCGAGCGCGGCGCGGGCCTGAGACCAGACCGCGACGACCTCGCCGACCCGTTCCACGCCACGAAGTACTCGCTCCGGACACTCGCGAAGCGCGTTCTGGACCTCACCGCTGAAATCCGTGAGGTCGACGTCGTGTTGGAAGAACTCGTCGCCTGA
- a CDS encoding TetR/AcrR family transcriptional regulator: MNTPDEPAGAERLPATQRAGRARNATATRQRLLDAARSRFARDGYGATTVRDIATDAGVNVALINRYFSSKEGLFEACITDAGKHLSRHRREDMTARGDVTVAGIADTILQRLGELPSAADSVQILLLLQRSGDERADELRRKILRSFAERMAAASGWAAGETDTDAALLRAQVALAAVLGVVHLRSTTGLQPLAAATDTDLEGPVRDLLTALLTPTELPRVWASD, encoded by the coding sequence ATGAACACGCCCGACGAACCGGCCGGTGCCGAGCGCTTGCCCGCAACACAACGCGCGGGCCGGGCGCGAAACGCGACCGCCACCCGCCAGCGACTCCTGGACGCGGCCCGATCTCGCTTCGCTCGGGATGGGTACGGCGCAACCACCGTTCGCGACATCGCCACCGACGCCGGCGTGAACGTCGCGCTCATCAACCGCTATTTCTCCTCCAAAGAGGGCCTGTTCGAGGCGTGCATCACGGACGCAGGTAAGCACCTCAGCCGTCACCGCCGCGAAGACATGACCGCTCGGGGAGACGTCACTGTCGCGGGTATTGCAGACACGATCCTGCAACGACTCGGCGAGCTACCGTCCGCAGCGGACTCTGTCCAAATTCTCCTGCTGCTGCAACGCTCCGGCGACGAGAGAGCAGACGAACTACGTCGAAAAATTCTGCGCTCATTCGCCGAACGCATGGCCGCCGCATCCGGATGGGCCGCCGGCGAGACCGACACGGACGCAGCACTCCTCCGCGCCCAGGTCGCACTCGCCGCAGTTCTCGGGGTAGTACATCTCCGCTCAACGACCGGGCTGCAACCACTCGCCGCAGCCACCGACACCGACCTCGAAGGCCCAGTACGAGACCTCCTCACCGCACTCCTCACCCCCACCGAGTTGCCGCGCGTCTGGGCATCCGACTGA
- a CDS encoding MFS transporter produces MSSSSSRRGAGAARAAGERHTNGALLVAYLALGGLSFAVLQSLVAPALGSIGHDLGVSTGDASWVLTAYLLAAAVLTPVLGRLGDMVGKRRVLIVVLVLLLVGTVLAAVAPNLTVLIMARVLQGAAGAIMPLSIGVVRDELDPDRVGVTIGLLSAIFGVGAGVGIVAAGPIVEALSWRWLFWLPAVLVVIALFGAIFGMPDSPVKTPGRIDLLGTGILTVSLVALLLGIGEGATWGWASVATVSLLIVGGVALVVFVLVELRLSAPLIDIPLWRNRGVWTAHLVALAFGFVMFGTFVLVPTLLQLPTATGYGFGVSVTASGLFLLPTVAMMVVSGPIAGLLVRKAGAKLPMLIGSAIAMLAFLVPAVGHDQLWQVVLSGALTGVGVGFALAATSNAIIESVPATQTGEAISVNTIMRTVGSSLGTAVIGAVLSSQGTSAGAPADAAFTGGFWVCAVVGAIAIAAAVMAPAARDAARRVPAARDIDRKDG; encoded by the coding sequence ATGTCGAGTTCGTCGTCTCGTCGGGGTGCGGGGGCCGCTCGAGCGGCGGGGGAGCGGCATACGAATGGAGCGCTGCTCGTTGCGTACTTGGCGTTGGGCGGGTTGTCGTTCGCGGTGCTGCAGTCACTTGTTGCTCCGGCGTTGGGTTCGATCGGCCATGACTTGGGGGTGTCGACCGGGGATGCGTCGTGGGTGCTGACGGCGTATCTGTTGGCTGCGGCGGTGCTGACCCCGGTGCTGGGGCGTCTGGGAGACATGGTCGGGAAGCGCCGCGTGCTGATCGTCGTTCTGGTTCTCCTGTTGGTCGGTACCGTGTTGGCTGCGGTGGCGCCGAACTTGACGGTGCTGATCATGGCGAGAGTATTGCAGGGGGCGGCGGGGGCGATCATGCCGTTGTCGATCGGTGTGGTGCGGGATGAGTTGGATCCGGATCGGGTGGGTGTGACGATCGGATTGTTGTCGGCGATTTTCGGCGTCGGTGCGGGGGTGGGGATCGTGGCGGCGGGCCCGATCGTGGAGGCGCTCTCGTGGAGGTGGCTGTTTTGGTTGCCTGCCGTGTTGGTGGTGATTGCGTTGTTCGGCGCGATCTTCGGAATGCCGGATTCGCCGGTGAAAACACCGGGTCGTATCGATCTTCTCGGCACGGGGATCTTGACGGTGTCGTTGGTGGCGTTGCTGCTGGGTATCGGGGAGGGGGCCACGTGGGGGTGGGCCTCGGTGGCAACAGTGTCGCTGCTGATCGTGGGGGGTGTGGCGCTGGTGGTGTTTGTGCTGGTGGAGCTGCGGCTGTCGGCGCCGTTGATCGATATTCCGTTGTGGCGGAACCGGGGAGTATGGACAGCCCACCTGGTCGCATTGGCTTTCGGGTTCGTGATGTTCGGGACCTTCGTGCTGGTGCCCACCCTGCTGCAGTTACCGACGGCGACCGGGTACGGGTTCGGGGTGTCGGTCACCGCTTCGGGTCTGTTCCTGCTGCCGACGGTGGCGATGATGGTGGTCAGCGGACCGATCGCGGGTCTCCTGGTCCGCAAGGCGGGCGCGAAGCTCCCCATGCTGATCGGCTCGGCGATCGCCATGCTCGCGTTCCTTGTTCCCGCTGTCGGACACGATCAGTTATGGCAGGTCGTGCTGTCCGGGGCGCTGACCGGCGTGGGAGTGGGGTTCGCGTTGGCGGCGACGTCGAACGCGATCATTGAAAGCGTCCCCGCGACGCAGACTGGGGAAGCGATCAGCGTGAACACGATCATGCGGACCGTGGGCAGCAGCCTCGGCACCGCGGTGATCGGCGCTGTGCTCTCCTCTCAGGGCACCTCTGCTGGTGCACCGGCGGATGCTGCGTTCACCGGGGGGTTCTGGGTCTGCGCTGTTGTCGGTGCGATCGCGATCGCCGCCGCCGTGATGGCTCCTGCTGCCCGGGACGCGGCACGCCGAGTCCCCGCAGCTCGCGACATCGACCGGAAAGATGGATAG
- a CDS encoding AI-2E family transporter has product MPLFRRRTEPQAWSTTEAEVLPVGIRIAGAWSWRILAIVGVLTVIGFLVVQLRLLVIPLLIAVVLAALLVPFKNFLTRHRWPVWAAITVAELSVLVVVGALGYLVVTQITSGFGGLAEQTVASFTEFRKFLAESALQVSGADLDAFVQQVWAMIQEDGAALASGAAAFGSSVGHVFAGVLLALFSTLFFLIDGDRIWAWIVRLFPRRARPATDEAGRAGWATLQSFVKVQILVAFIDAVGIGLGAALLGVPLAIPIGVLVFLGSFIPVIGAVVTGAVAVFIALVYNGWVIALIMLGIVLLVQQLEGHVLQPLIMGSAVKVHPLAVVLAVAGGSIVAGIPGALFAVPLVATVNAMVMSIAGGAWRDHPDLVPSPTGPAERRREHR; this is encoded by the coding sequence ATGCCGCTGTTCAGAAGACGCACGGAACCGCAGGCCTGGTCAACGACGGAGGCTGAGGTGCTCCCGGTGGGGATACGGATCGCCGGCGCATGGTCGTGGCGGATCCTCGCGATCGTCGGAGTGCTCACGGTGATCGGCTTTCTCGTGGTGCAGCTGAGGTTGCTGGTGATCCCGCTGCTGATCGCGGTCGTGCTGGCTGCGCTGCTCGTCCCGTTCAAGAATTTTCTGACTCGGCACCGGTGGCCGGTCTGGGCGGCGATCACTGTCGCCGAGCTGAGCGTTCTGGTGGTGGTGGGAGCACTGGGGTATCTGGTGGTCACGCAGATCACGTCAGGGTTTGGAGGACTTGCTGAGCAGACGGTGGCGTCTTTCACGGAGTTCCGGAAGTTCCTTGCGGAGTCTGCGTTGCAGGTGTCCGGGGCTGACCTGGATGCCTTCGTCCAACAGGTCTGGGCGATGATTCAGGAGGATGGAGCGGCGCTGGCGTCCGGGGCTGCGGCGTTCGGTTCCAGTGTGGGCCATGTCTTCGCTGGCGTCCTCCTGGCCCTGTTCTCGACGCTGTTCTTCCTCATCGACGGAGATCGGATCTGGGCCTGGATCGTGCGCCTGTTCCCGCGCCGCGCCCGCCCGGCCACCGATGAGGCGGGACGTGCCGGATGGGCGACCCTGCAGTCGTTCGTGAAGGTGCAGATCCTCGTCGCGTTCATCGATGCGGTCGGCATCGGCCTCGGCGCAGCACTGCTGGGAGTCCCGCTCGCTATCCCGATCGGCGTGCTCGTGTTCCTGGGATCCTTCATCCCCGTCATCGGCGCCGTCGTGACCGGCGCGGTCGCCGTGTTCATCGCACTCGTCTACAACGGATGGGTGATCGCGCTGATCATGCTGGGTATCGTCCTCCTCGTCCAACAGCTCGAAGGACACGTCCTGCAACCGCTCATCATGGGCTCCGCCGTGAAAGTGCACCCCCTCGCGGTCGTCCTCGCCGTCGCAGGCGGATCGATCGTCGCAGGCATCCCCGGAGCACTATTCGCTGTGCCGCTGGTTGCTACGGTCAATGCGATGGTCATGAGCATTGCGGGAGGAGCGTGGCGCGACCACCCCGACCTCGTGCCGTCGCCAACTGGCCCGGCGGAACGCAGGCGGGAACACCGATGA
- a CDS encoding IS3 family transposase, with product MRVEKSNFTIVRMARLLEVARSGYYAWLGRAPSKRAVRQERIEQKISWFHGESDEVSGSPNILADLREDGEIISRKTVAKTMRRLGLRGICPKRWRTTTIIGHADAYPADAAKRQWDVGALNQIWVGDITYLRTSWIPAVVATV from the coding sequence ATGCGGGTGGAGAAGAGCAACTTCACGATCGTGCGGATGGCCAGGCTCCTCGAAGTCGCTCGCTCCGGTTACTACGCCTGGCTCGGTCGGGCCCCATCGAAACGCGCTGTCCGCCAGGAGAGGATCGAGCAGAAGATTTCCTGGTTCCATGGCGAGTCTGACGAGGTGTCCGGGTCGCCGAATATCCTCGCTGATCTTCGTGAGGACGGTGAGATCATCTCTCGGAAGACAGTCGCGAAGACCATGCGTCGCCTCGGGTTGCGGGGCATCTGCCCGAAGCGGTGGCGGACGACAACGATCATCGGCCACGCTGATGCTTACCCCGCAGACGCCGCAAAACGGCAGTGGGATGTTGGAGCATTGAACCAGATATGGGTGGGCGACATCACGTATCTGCGCACCTCTTGGATTCCAGCAGTCGTCGCAACGGTGTGA
- a CDS encoding transposase, producing MGNQRKAYTPEYKDEAVRLAISTGRPVATVARELGIVEQTLGNWVKAYKVQHEADAGALSETERAELARLRKENAELNMDRAFLKKASLFFAQEASDTNGKRSN from the coding sequence ATGGGAAACCAGCGCAAGGCATACACGCCTGAGTACAAAGACGAGGCTGTGAGGCTGGCGATTAGCACCGGCCGGCCGGTCGCGACGGTGGCACGGGAGCTCGGCATTGTTGAGCAGACGCTCGGCAACTGGGTCAAGGCTTACAAGGTCCAGCACGAGGCCGACGCGGGGGCGTTGTCCGAGACGGAGCGCGCCGAGCTTGCTCGGTTGCGTAAGGAAAACGCGGAGCTGAACATGGATCGGGCGTTCTTGAAAAAAGCGTCGCTCTTCTTCGCCCAGGAAGCGTCGGATACGAACGGGAAGCGTTCGAACTGA
- a CDS encoding ABC transporter permease family protein, producing the protein MLETRSRRTAVGLQIAATLLIIPFLFPLVVTVQGSFGGRGWGNYEAVLAIPNLWRYFLDSTVIALSVIAIVFICTLLAAFAFSKLRVPAKEFFF; encoded by the coding sequence ATGCTGGAAACACGCTCCCGTAGAACGGCGGTCGGGCTTCAGATCGCCGCCACCCTCCTGATCATCCCGTTTCTGTTCCCGCTGGTGGTAACGGTGCAGGGATCCTTCGGGGGCCGCGGGTGGGGCAACTATGAAGCCGTCCTCGCGATTCCGAATCTCTGGCGGTACTTCCTCGACAGCACGGTGATCGCGCTGTCGGTGATCGCTATCGTCTTCATCTGCACCCTTCTCGCCGCTTTCGCGTTCTCGAAGCTCCGAGTGCCGGCGAAGGAGTTCTTCTTCTGA
- a CDS encoding carbohydrate ABC transporter permease, which yields MGLTLPEIVLITPLFATAAATGLYDTLWAVIIPTAALQIPFTVLIVRSFFDGIPNELFEAARAEGASTLRMFVSIVLPLSRPIAATVVILTLITSWNAYLLPLVFLQSADNQTVTLLSQFFVGKFVNDQTKVLAGSVIVALPEILAYVLLQRYFEKGLTAGAVK from the coding sequence CTGGGGCTCACGCTCCCTGAGATCGTCCTGATCACGCCGCTTTTCGCCACCGCCGCGGCGACGGGGCTGTACGACACGCTCTGGGCGGTCATCATCCCGACGGCCGCCTTGCAGATTCCGTTCACCGTTCTGATCGTGCGCAGCTTTTTCGATGGCATCCCGAACGAACTCTTCGAGGCTGCGAGGGCGGAAGGTGCGAGTACTCTGCGCATGTTCGTCTCGATCGTGCTGCCGCTATCGCGCCCCATCGCGGCGACCGTCGTGATCCTCACCCTGATCACCAGCTGGAACGCCTACTTGCTGCCTCTCGTGTTCTTGCAGAGCGCCGACAACCAGACGGTCACGTTGCTGAGCCAGTTCTTCGTCGGGAAATTCGTGAACGACCAGACCAAGGTCCTTGCGGGGTCGGTCATCGTCGCTCTTCCGGAGATTCTTGCTTACGTCCTGCTGCAGCGATACTTCGAAAAGGGCTTGACTGCGGGCGCGGTCAAGTAG
- a CDS encoding ROK family protein, which produces MPAPMDHRAGTVARPPLLPSWDGYPLVATLRERLEVPVILENDVNLRALGETRSRPPEQGPVVYVKVGTGIGAGIVNADGTILRGADGAAGDIGHLRVIDSDALCSCGGRGCLEAVASAGAVGRALGVRDEDLG; this is translated from the coding sequence GTGCCCGCACCGATGGACCATCGAGCGGGCACCGTGGCTCGGCCGCCGCTCCTGCCGAGTTGGGATGGCTATCCCCTCGTCGCGACGCTGCGGGAACGACTCGAGGTTCCTGTCATATTGGAGAACGATGTCAATCTGCGAGCTCTCGGCGAGACACGTTCCCGGCCACCCGAACAGGGCCCCGTGGTCTATGTGAAGGTAGGTACAGGAATCGGTGCGGGCATCGTGAATGCTGACGGCACCATCCTGCGCGGCGCGGACGGAGCCGCTGGCGATATCGGGCACCTTCGCGTGATCGACTCCGATGCGCTCTGCTCCTGCGGCGGTCGAGGATGTCTCGAAGCCGTGGCCTCGGCGGGAGCCGTCGGCAGGGCGCTCGGGGTGCGCGACGAGGATCTCGGATAG
- a CDS encoding TetR family transcriptional regulator C-terminal domain-containing protein — protein sequence MVHLYLTYAAEAVHSEHAAHDFFRQRFATSREFFAAAIRDEAARGLIREGVDPDAEARKLLALADGLQLQTLSDPRIDAAAGITDALAELRVVDARTSAP from the coding sequence ATCGTTCATCTCTATCTCACGTACGCGGCGGAGGCGGTGCACAGTGAGCACGCGGCGCACGATTTCTTCCGACAGCGATTCGCGACGAGCCGCGAGTTCTTCGCCGCGGCGATCCGCGATGAGGCGGCGCGCGGGCTCATTCGCGAGGGCGTCGATCCCGACGCGGAGGCTCGCAAGCTGCTGGCGCTCGCCGATGGGCTGCAGCTTCAGACGCTCTCGGACCCGCGCATCGATGCTGCTGCCGGCATCACCGACGCGCTGGCGGAACTACGCGTGGTCGACGCGCGCACAAGCGCACCGTGA
- a CDS encoding sugar phosphate isomerase/epimerase family protein, protein MSTVAVSSFSLVRALGPVRMETRGEDGSLTEIEIPLPQKHTLEEFFQLAKDELGVRAVELCQIQFDRSDDERVTELRAALDASDVELLTVPIDAGDLSSANAEHRADDILRIKRWITIAADLKARYVRVNTGNVAAGNHEGDRAGLIAALVELSEFAAQRGLMLLVENHGGESSDPDYLLSLRADVGEHRLGILLDLGNFEPLISVSHARFLGESPIDTGLDTDPVYDAIARLAPVAALVHAKAFDNASDGTPLLDLERALSTVASSGYSGDISIEWEGVLGDPWERTASVVQAVRHHFPDHA, encoded by the coding sequence ATGAGCACCGTCGCCGTGTCGAGCTTCAGCCTCGTCCGAGCCCTCGGCCCCGTGAGGATGGAGACGCGGGGCGAGGACGGATCGCTCACGGAGATCGAGATCCCTCTGCCGCAGAAGCACACTCTCGAGGAGTTCTTCCAGCTCGCGAAAGACGAGCTGGGGGTGCGGGCGGTCGAACTCTGCCAGATTCAGTTCGACCGCTCCGATGACGAACGGGTGACAGAACTTCGCGCAGCACTCGATGCCTCCGACGTGGAGCTCCTCACCGTGCCGATCGATGCCGGAGACCTTTCCAGCGCGAACGCCGAGCATCGGGCCGACGATATCCTTCGCATCAAGCGATGGATCACCATCGCCGCCGACCTGAAGGCACGCTACGTGCGGGTGAACACGGGCAACGTCGCGGCCGGCAACCACGAAGGCGATCGCGCCGGACTCATCGCCGCACTCGTGGAGCTCTCCGAGTTCGCAGCGCAACGTGGCCTCATGCTCCTCGTGGAGAATCACGGTGGCGAGAGTTCCGACCCCGACTACCTGCTCTCGCTCCGTGCGGACGTCGGAGAGCACCGACTGGGCATACTCCTCGACCTGGGGAACTTCGAACCGCTGATCAGCGTCTCGCACGCGCGATTCCTCGGCGAATCCCCGATCGACACCGGGCTGGACACGGATCCTGTCTACGACGCCATCGCCCGGCTCGCGCCGGTGGCAGCACTGGTGCATGCAAAGGCGTTCGACAACGCCTCGGACGGCACGCCTCTTCTCGACCTCGAGCGCGCGCTGTCGACGGTCGCGAGCAGCGGATACAGCGGCGACATCAGTATCGAGTGGGAAGGCGTGCTCGGCGATCCGTGGGAACGGACGGCATCTGTCGTGCAGGCGGTGCGGCACCACTTCCCCGACCACGCCTGA